From the Paramormyrops kingsleyae isolate MSU_618 chromosome 7, PKINGS_0.4, whole genome shotgun sequence genome, one window contains:
- the LOC111849847 gene encoding zinc metalloproteinase/disintegrin-like HR1a isoform X1 has product MEFGILLLLTFLLSSLAFPSEGHHPFLGGKGDYEVIRPVRLHILHKTNTQSVWPDVVGYRLTMAGRHMELHLERNQGLFAPDYSETHYTKNGSRVTSSPGDLDLCCYSGTAGGGNETSASISICHGLRGYIKTAAEIYLIEPLSDSDTGDHALFKYEHLVTEPRVCGVHNHTLESAIPFIRTRGSSGASALSTSLQEKYIELYLVVDHREYRKMNSDLAEVRRRIFDIVIFVNMVYKPLHTHIILVGVEVWTDQDKIQLSTSAGETLDSFTKWRNDVPMNARTHDNAQLITAMDFEGGTVGLAYVGTICQPQSTGLVQDSRPYAISTGVTLAHEMGHNLGMSHDTEDCTCPEDTCIMSAVLSYNPPRFFSSCSQKRYELFQESWNLSCILNKPVAVVQVCGNGLLEVGEECDCSTEEECTDPCCNAATCRLVEGVQCVSGDCCENCKIAAATRECRPRRDDCDLPEFCTGRDASCPEDVFAANGLPCGDGQGYCYDGRCPMRSQQCIRMWGETAKVAADSCYELNTHGIFSGFGWRVGPDGYFKCNESDMLCGKLFCANGSDTPSYGQPMQVGQCKATFYGDPSQDRGQVEVGSKCGEGQVCWSNQCVDLEVAYMNTHCSENCPGHAVCNHKSECQCEPGWLPPTCSSQDAQMGAQDQSQGSISLIVIVIVAGGSLMILLVLGGVALVLIRRRNRLDANSICSSRKGQNYPTASLHSLQICTISHNGMQDPCPPLV; this is encoded by the exons ATGGAGTTTGGGATCCTGTTGCTTTTGACCTTCTTGCTGAGCAGCCTAGCCTTTCCTTCAG AGGGACACCATCCCTTCCTGGGAGGGAAGGGCGATTATGAGGTGATCCGGCCAGTCAGACTGCATATCCTGCACAAGACAAACACCCAG tcAGTATGGCCCGACGTGGTTGGGTATAGGCTAACCATGGCTGGGAGACACATGGAACTTCACCTGGAGAGAAACCA GGGCCTGTTTGCACCAGACTACAGTGAAACACACTACACCAAGAATGGAAGTAGGGTCACGTCTTCCCCGGGGGACCTG GATCTCTGCTGCTACTCTGGGACGGCTGGCGGCGGTAATGAGACCTCAGCGAGCATCAGCATCTGCCATGGCCTGAG GGGCTACATTAAGACTGCAGCAGAGATTTACCTGATAGAGCCACTGTCAGACAGCGACACTGGGGACCACGCCCTGTTCAAGTACGAGCACCTGGTTACAGAGCCCAGGGTGTGTGGAGTGCACAACCACACGCTGGAGTCTGCAATTCCATTCATTCGCACCAGGGGGAGCTCAGGAGCCTCA GCCCTGTCCACCTCACTGCAGGAGAAGTACATTGAGCTGTACTTGGTTGTGGACCACAGAGAG TACCGCAAAATGAACAGTGACCTGGCAGAAGTGAGAAGGCGCATTTTTGACATTGTCATCTTTGTGAACATG GTCTACAAGCCCCTTCACACACATATCATTCTCGTGGGCGTCGAGGTCTGGACGGACCAGGACAAGATCCAGTTGTCGACCAGTGCTGGGGAGACCCTGGACAGCTTCACAAAGTGGAGAAACGATGTCCCGATGAACGCCAGGACTCACGACAACGCACAACTGATAAC AGCCATGGATTTTGAGGGTGGCACGGTGGGTTTGGCTTATGTTGGCACCATTTGCCAACCCCAGTCTACAGGGTTGGTGCAG GACAGCAGGCCCTACGCCATTAGTACCGGGGTCACACTGGCCCATGAGATGGGACACAACCTGGGCATGAGTCATGACACTGAAGACTGCACCTGTCCGGAGGACACCTGCATCATGTCTGCTGTGCTCAG TTACAACCCCCCGAGGTTCTTCAGTAGTTGCAGCCAGAAGAGGTATGAGCTTTTCCAGGAATCTTGGAATCTCAGCTGCATTCTGAATAAGCCGGTGGCGGTGGTCCAGGTGTGTGGGAATGGACTCCTGGAGGTGGGAGAGGAGTGCGACTGTAGCACTGAGGAG GAATGCACAGACCCATGCTGCAACGCTGCCACCTGCAGGCTGGTGGAAGGGGTGCAGTGTGTGTCCGGGGACTGCTGCGAGAACTGCAAG ATTGCGGCAGCCACACGGGAGTGCCGTCCGCGGCGGGACGACTGTGACCTCCCTGAGTTCTGCACAGGCAGAGATGCCAGCTGCCCTGAGGACGTCTTCGCTGCAAATGGCCTCCCCTGTGGTGATGGACAGGGCTACTGTTATGATGGACGGTGCCCTATGCGCTCGCAGCAGTGCATCCGCATGTGGGGGGAAA CGGCAAAAGTGGCTGCTGACTCCTGCTATGAACTGAACACCCACGGTATCTTCTCTGGGTTCGGCTGGCGTGTTGGTCCAGATGGATACTTCAAATGCAATGAATC GGACATGCTATGCGGTAAACTGTTCTGTGCCAACGGCAGTGACACCCCCAGCTACGGCCAGCCAATGCAGGTGGGTCAGTGCAAAGCCACCTTCTATGGCGACCCCTCCCAGGACCGTGGCCAGGTGGAAGTTGGTTCCAAGTGTGGTGAAGGGCAG GTCTGCTGGAGTAATCAGTGTGTAGATCTGGAGGTGGCGTACATGAACACCCACTGCTCTGAGAACTGCCCAGGCCATGCA GTGTGCAACCACAAGTCAGAGTGTCAGTGTGAGCCGGGTTGGCTCCCCCCCACCTGCAGCAGCCAGGACgcccagatgggggcgcaagaCCAGTCACAGG GGTCCATTTCTTTGATCGTAATTGTCATAGTAGCTGGGGGCAGTCTGATGATCCTGCTCGTCCTGGGTGGGGTGGCCCTTGTCCTCATACGCAGGCGAAATCGCTTGGATGCTAACAG CATCTGCTCCAGCAGGAAAGGCCAGAATTACCCAACAGCTTCCCTACACAGCCTGCAGATCTGCACAATCAGCCACAATGGCATGCAG gatccctgcccccccctggTGTGA
- the LOC111849847 gene encoding zinc metalloproteinase-disintegrin-like EoMP06 isoform X2 yields MEVGSRLPRGTWSVTMDLCCYSGTAGGGNETSASISICHGLRGYIKTAAEIYLIEPLSDSDTGDHALFKYEHLVTEPRVCGVHNHTLESAIPFIRTRGSSGASALSTSLQEKYIELYLVVDHREYRKMNSDLAEVRRRIFDIVIFVNMVYKPLHTHIILVGVEVWTDQDKIQLSTSAGETLDSFTKWRNDVPMNARTHDNAQLITAMDFEGGTVGLAYVGTICQPQSTGLVQDSRPYAISTGVTLAHEMGHNLGMSHDTEDCTCPEDTCIMSAVLSYNPPRFFSSCSQKRYELFQESWNLSCILNKPVAVVQVCGNGLLEVGEECDCSTEEECTDPCCNAATCRLVEGVQCVSGDCCENCKIAAATRECRPRRDDCDLPEFCTGRDASCPEDVFAANGLPCGDGQGYCYDGRCPMRSQQCIRMWGETAKVAADSCYELNTHGIFSGFGWRVGPDGYFKCNESDMLCGKLFCANGSDTPSYGQPMQVGQCKATFYGDPSQDRGQVEVGSKCGEGQVCWSNQCVDLEVAYMNTHCSENCPGHAVCNHKSECQCEPGWLPPTCSSQDAQMGAQDQSQGSISLIVIVIVAGGSLMILLVLGGVALVLIRRRNRLDANSICSSRKGQNYPTASLHSLQICTISHNGMQDPCPPLV; encoded by the exons ATGGAAGTAGGGTCACGTCTTCCCCGGGGGACCTGGTCAGTTACCATG GATCTCTGCTGCTACTCTGGGACGGCTGGCGGCGGTAATGAGACCTCAGCGAGCATCAGCATCTGCCATGGCCTGAG GGGCTACATTAAGACTGCAGCAGAGATTTACCTGATAGAGCCACTGTCAGACAGCGACACTGGGGACCACGCCCTGTTCAAGTACGAGCACCTGGTTACAGAGCCCAGGGTGTGTGGAGTGCACAACCACACGCTGGAGTCTGCAATTCCATTCATTCGCACCAGGGGGAGCTCAGGAGCCTCA GCCCTGTCCACCTCACTGCAGGAGAAGTACATTGAGCTGTACTTGGTTGTGGACCACAGAGAG TACCGCAAAATGAACAGTGACCTGGCAGAAGTGAGAAGGCGCATTTTTGACATTGTCATCTTTGTGAACATG GTCTACAAGCCCCTTCACACACATATCATTCTCGTGGGCGTCGAGGTCTGGACGGACCAGGACAAGATCCAGTTGTCGACCAGTGCTGGGGAGACCCTGGACAGCTTCACAAAGTGGAGAAACGATGTCCCGATGAACGCCAGGACTCACGACAACGCACAACTGATAAC AGCCATGGATTTTGAGGGTGGCACGGTGGGTTTGGCTTATGTTGGCACCATTTGCCAACCCCAGTCTACAGGGTTGGTGCAG GACAGCAGGCCCTACGCCATTAGTACCGGGGTCACACTGGCCCATGAGATGGGACACAACCTGGGCATGAGTCATGACACTGAAGACTGCACCTGTCCGGAGGACACCTGCATCATGTCTGCTGTGCTCAG TTACAACCCCCCGAGGTTCTTCAGTAGTTGCAGCCAGAAGAGGTATGAGCTTTTCCAGGAATCTTGGAATCTCAGCTGCATTCTGAATAAGCCGGTGGCGGTGGTCCAGGTGTGTGGGAATGGACTCCTGGAGGTGGGAGAGGAGTGCGACTGTAGCACTGAGGAG GAATGCACAGACCCATGCTGCAACGCTGCCACCTGCAGGCTGGTGGAAGGGGTGCAGTGTGTGTCCGGGGACTGCTGCGAGAACTGCAAG ATTGCGGCAGCCACACGGGAGTGCCGTCCGCGGCGGGACGACTGTGACCTCCCTGAGTTCTGCACAGGCAGAGATGCCAGCTGCCCTGAGGACGTCTTCGCTGCAAATGGCCTCCCCTGTGGTGATGGACAGGGCTACTGTTATGATGGACGGTGCCCTATGCGCTCGCAGCAGTGCATCCGCATGTGGGGGGAAA CGGCAAAAGTGGCTGCTGACTCCTGCTATGAACTGAACACCCACGGTATCTTCTCTGGGTTCGGCTGGCGTGTTGGTCCAGATGGATACTTCAAATGCAATGAATC GGACATGCTATGCGGTAAACTGTTCTGTGCCAACGGCAGTGACACCCCCAGCTACGGCCAGCCAATGCAGGTGGGTCAGTGCAAAGCCACCTTCTATGGCGACCCCTCCCAGGACCGTGGCCAGGTGGAAGTTGGTTCCAAGTGTGGTGAAGGGCAG GTCTGCTGGAGTAATCAGTGTGTAGATCTGGAGGTGGCGTACATGAACACCCACTGCTCTGAGAACTGCCCAGGCCATGCA GTGTGCAACCACAAGTCAGAGTGTCAGTGTGAGCCGGGTTGGCTCCCCCCCACCTGCAGCAGCCAGGACgcccagatgggggcgcaagaCCAGTCACAGG GGTCCATTTCTTTGATCGTAATTGTCATAGTAGCTGGGGGCAGTCTGATGATCCTGCTCGTCCTGGGTGGGGTGGCCCTTGTCCTCATACGCAGGCGAAATCGCTTGGATGCTAACAG CATCTGCTCCAGCAGGAAAGGCCAGAATTACCCAACAGCTTCCCTACACAGCCTGCAGATCTGCACAATCAGCCACAATGGCATGCAG gatccctgcccccccctggTGTGA